The nucleotide sequence CATACCAAGCTCATACCAGGCATTAATTTGCTCACTACTCATACCAAGTGAGCGCTGCTTTTTATATTCCCAGTGCTCATGCATCAACTCACCAAAGCGAAGGCCATTGCCTTGCTCCAGGGCTTCTTTGACCTGATAACCCAGGTTTTTGATAAAATGTAAATTTTGCAGCATTTTATCATCGCCTTCCTGGGTTCGGGTTTTTTGATCTTGAAGAATGCTCCCCGCATTTCTGGAATAGCCCGTAAAAAAGAGTAAAAGATTATCTTCTAAATCAAACAACATATCTTTGGTAATATTTAAAGAGCTTGCTGTTACTTGATCATTTTTATGAAAGGTAAAACAAGTTAAGCCGCCATAAGCAGCGATGTATTGATCTTGTTTACCGATTGGTTCCCCCAAACTTTCTATTTCAATACGGCAGGCCAATTCAGCTAATTCTTGTGGATAAATCAATTTGTGGTTATGGGCATAGAGTGCGACCAGTAAGGCTGTAGTAAAACTGCCGGATGAACCCAGACCGGTGCCCGCCGGAATATCCGCCAGGGAGGCAATCTCAATTTGGTTGGAATGCAGCTCGGGTAATCGTAAAACTTCCCGAATGATTCGATGTTTTATCTCATCCACACAGCTGACATGTTCTAATTCGGAATATTTAAGATATATGCCTTTACTAAAGGGCCTCATTACGGTGACATAAACGTATTTGTTGATCGCTCCCGCAATTAAAAATCCTTCGTGTTCGTGGTAATAAGACGGTAAATCCGTTCCACCCCCACCAAAAGTAATCCGCAATGGGCTGCGCGCAATAATCATAGCCTCTCCTAACGAGGTAACTCGAATCCAGCTGCCATCGCATCGTTGTAAAACATTTTCACTGTATCGAGAGAGTAATCTTCTAAATTATAACCAACCAAGGGTAATTTTTTCAGAATATCTTTAGTGACAGTAATAATGTGGCAACCAATAGC is from Legionella donaldsonii and encodes:
- a CDS encoding galactokinase; translated protein: MIIARSPLRITFGGGGTDLPSYYHEHEGFLIAGAINKYVYVTVMRPFSKGIYLKYSELEHVSCVDEIKHRIIREVLRLPELHSNQIEIASLADIPAGTGLGSSGSFTTALLVALYAHNHKLIYPQELAELACRIEIESLGEPIGKQDQYIAAYGGLTCFTFHKNDQVTASSLNITKDMLFDLEDNLLLFFTGYSRNAGSILQDQKTRTQEGDDKMLQNLHFIKNLGYQVKEALEQGNGLRFGELMHEHWEYKKQRSLGMSSEQINAWYELGMKNGAVGGKLVGAGGGGFLMFYAADRNKLRHAMRRAGLEEVRFSFDFEGTKVVLS